TCAGCCAGACCTCGCCCGGCACCGGCAAGCAAACCCCTGGCATCCGCGGGGACGTGCAGGGTATTCGCGGGGGAGCACCCGGCGCGGAAGGTGCAACGCCCGCCGTACGCAAGGGACCGGTCGTCAAACGCCCGAAGCCGAGCCCTGACCGGGACCTGGCCCGCGGCCCGGCTCGCCTGTGTGTTGCCCTGGGCATCGGCCGGTCCGGCAACGGCATCGACCTGCTGGCGAAACATTCACCGATCCAGCTCCTCCCAGGCCCCGGCTACGACGGCGAACCATCCACCGGCCCCCGAGTCGGCCTCCGCGACGCCGCCGACCGCCCGTGGCGCTTCTGGATCCCGAACGACCCAACCGTCTCCCCGTACCGCCCGCACGTCCCCAAGCGCCGCTGACCAGCACCACCGACTGACCAGCACCACCGGCCGACCAGCTGACCAGCGACTAGCGGTTGGTCAGTTCAAGTACGTAGTCCAGCTGCGGCAGCCCGTGCTCCACCTCCGGATCCGGGAACAGCCCGACGTGATCCACCCCAGCCGCCTCCAGCGTCTCCAGATGCGCGGCCGCGTCCTCAACCGTCCCGATGGCCCCGATCTGCGTCCACCAGTCCCGCGGCATCCCCACCAGCCCGGCCTCCCCGGACTCCGCATACAACTTCTGCATCTCGTCAAAGAACGGCAACGCAGTCAGCTGCGGCGGCTTGTTACCAAGGTGCCCTCCGAGCCACGGCGCCGTGAACTCGTACGCCGCCTTCCGATCCCCGCGTACACACATCGCCGCGAACACCGCGACCACGAACCCGTCCGGCGATCCCGCGTACTCGACCGACTGCCGCACGTACGCCGCTGTCGCCGGCTCGGCCAGCACCACCCCACCGGCGACCCGCCCGGCCAGTGCCATCGACTTCGGCCCCTGCACGCCGAGCAGAATCGGCGGCGCCTGCACCGGCGGCGCATCCAGCTTCACCTTGTCGAGGAAGACCGCCTTGCCGTCGAAGCTGACCTCCTCACCGGCCAGCAATCGCGTGACGCTCGTGGTGACCTCCTCCAGCGTCGTCAACGGCGACTTGGGGCGTACGCCCATCTGTCCCATCCACGACTGCACACCGTGGCCGATACCGGGCAGGAACCGCCCCGGCCCGAGCGCCTCGAGCGTCGCGAACTCCATCG
The genomic region above belongs to Kribbella solani and contains:
- a CDS encoding DNA-3-methyladenine glycosylase, yielding MRRSLLAGPVLDVAPKLLGMVLRSTTQEGTVAVRLTEVEAYDGANDPGSHAYRGPTARTEVMFGPPGFLYVYFTYGMHFCMNVVAGPDGKPSAVLLRAGEVIEGLDLARTRRGHLTEQRTAFSQTSPGTGKQTPGIRGDVQGIRGGAPGAEGATPAVRKGPVVKRPKPSPDRDLARGPARLCVALGIGRSGNGIDLLAKHSPIQLLPGPGYDGEPSTGPRVGLRDAADRPWRFWIPNDPTVSPYRPHVPKRR
- a CDS encoding LLM class flavin-dependent oxidoreductase, with the translated sequence MTALGMCFPRTYPAALVTDVARRLDAGGADELWIIEDCFYTSGPALVSAALASTERLTVGLGIVPAVARTAAVTAMEFATLEALGPGRFLPGIGHGVQSWMGQMGVRPKSPLTTLEEVTTSVTRLLAGEEVSFDGKAVFLDKVKLDAPPVQAPPILLGVQGPKSMALAGRVAGGVVLAEPATAAYVRQSVEYAGSPDGFVVAVFAAMCVRGDRKAAYEFTAPWLGGHLGNKPPQLTALPFFDEMQKLYAESGEAGLVGMPRDWWTQIGAIGTVEDAAAHLETLEAAGVDHVGLFPDPEVEHGLPQLDYVLELTNR